A part of Penaeus vannamei isolate JL-2024 chromosome 1, ASM4276789v1, whole genome shotgun sequence genomic DNA contains:
- the LOC113810545 gene encoding beta-1,4-mannosyl-glycoprotein 4-beta-N-acetylglucosaminyltransferase isoform X1, with protein MRTIISKTLARNADAETLSLPPSLPRGWRRLRAEWRRKRSWREGAVLLALVQMIIFVSVLASWAPSQDTELPEEEVQRVGNFLLFFKSSADPHDHLSGGDDGAGSEVGKGRGQNIEANDGEVGDSPLPEDEDDPVIGRAFQDEYVTYRSTQEDFELGDEEEYLERLMNDTQEREKHSQQDKEIEREEHKADTSLSGSGIVEKPKGDSEVHLTTETGKAIDLPTSLDYRFKSYNLRSPKKFEVVDDTRHYFIDLGGRTCYVEGTDVEKTKLKGKKCYCHKHYFGEDCGIPEAVWHGKYKFLYPETHLRRRLVPRRVVNGLPVNHEFAMFEARMHELYDVVDAFLIAESNYTAHGDLKGLEFFKKFQQGYMSDFQDKLVYINLGFFSAEAKESGWIADAYLRYYMGIKGLPLLKGLREDDLFVLSDADEIPTREVISFLRLYDGYSEPVAFGLRWNVFSFAWQMPADDSFWNWVRGEKEKLTVVNSAATIGMLRRVLLNNTFYIRKQDAWKNKMLTESLEKYRAEGHLVKDWVAGTVGHYAGWHCSWCFSPPNIVKKMDAAQANDKPRWGDYPEKKSLTYISSRLWQGRWFDDKLQLLRVTNSNQRFYAPKYFLEHPDLYRSLLYHPGHERNFNQTWRPP; from the exons ATGAG AACCATCATATCAAAGACATTAGCAAGGAATGCTGATGCCgagactctctccctccccccctctctccccagggGCTGGCGGCGCTTGCGGGCGGAGTGGAGGCGGAAGCGGTCCTGGCGTGAGGGCGCGGTGCTCCTCGCGCTCGTGCAG ATGATTATCTTTGTATCCGTACTGGCATCATGGGCGCCCTCGCAGGACACCGAGCTCCCGGAAGAGGAAGTGCAAAGAGTGGgaaacttcctcctcttcttcaagtCATCCGCCGACCCGCACGACCACCTCAGCGGGGGAGACGACGGAGCCGGAAGTGAGGTCGGGAAGGGAAGAGGTCAAAACATTGAAGCGAACGACGGCGAAGTTGGAGATTCGCCATTACCAGAAGACGAAGACGACCCTGTTATAGGACGGGCCTTCCAGGACGAGTACGTCACTTACAGGAGCACACAGGAGGACTTTGAgctaggagacgaggaggagtatCTCGAAAGGCTTATGAATGacacacaggagagagaaaagcactCTCAACAAgacaaggaaatagaaagagaagaacacaAAGCTGATACTTCGCTTAGTGGCAGTGGTATTGTGGAAAAGCCAAAAGGTGATTCAGAAGTGCATTTAACCACAGAAACTGGGAAGGCAATAGACTTGCCAACAAGTCTTGATTATAGATTTAAAAGTTATAACCTAAGGAGCCCAAAAAAGTTTGAGGTAGTCGATGATACCAGACATTATTTCATCGACCTCGGCGGGAGGACCTGCTATGTAGAAGGAACGGACGTGGAGAAAACGAAGCTTAAGGGCAAGAAATGCTACTGCCATAAACATTATTTCGGAGAAGACTGCGGGATCCCGGAGGCAGTATGGCACGGAAAATACAAGTTCTTGTATCCTGAGACACACCTGCGGCGGCGTCTCGTTCCCCGAAGGGTGGTCAATGGCCTCCCAGTCAACCATGAGTTCGCCATGTTTGAAGCGAGGATGCACGAGCTCTATGACGTAGTGGACGCTTTCCTCATAGCCGAGTCGAACTACACGGCCCACGGGGACCTAAAAGGCCTCGAATTCTTTAAGAAGTTCCAGCAAGGTTATATGTCCGACTTCCAAGATAAGCTAGTTTATATTAATCTCGGATTCTTCTCCGCGGAAGCCAAGGAAAGTGGCTGGATCGCAGACGCCTACCTCAGGTACTACATGGGGATCAAGGGCCTCCCCCTCCTGAAGGGCCTCCGCGAAGACGACCTGTTCGTGCTCTCGGACGCCGACGAAATCCCCACGCGGGAGGTCATCTCCTTCCTCAGGCTCTACGACGGCTACTCGGAACCGGTCGCCTTCGGGCTGCGCTGGAACGTCTTCAGCTTCGCCTGGCAGATGCCCGCCGACGACTCCTTCTGGAACTGGGTCCGCGGCGAGAAGGAGAAGCTCACCGTCGTCAATTCCGCGGCGACGATCGGGATGCTGCGCCGGGTGCTCCTCAACAACACCTTCTACATCCGCAAGCAGGACGCCTGGAAGAACAAGATGCTCACCGAGTCCCTGGAGAAGTATCGAGCGGAGGGGCACTTAGTCAAGGACTGGGTGGCGGGCACGGTCGGGCACTACGCCGGGTGGCACTGCTCCTGGTGCTTCAG cccgCCAAACATAGTAAAGAAAATGGACGCAGCCCAAGCCAACGACAAACCTCGATGGGGGGACTATCCTGAAAAGAAAAGCCTTACTTATATCTCTTCAAGACTTTGGCAGGGAAG ATGGTTTGACGACAAACTTCAACTATTAAGAGTGACGAATTCAAACCAACGGTTCTACGCGCCCAAATATTTCCTGGAACACCCTGATCTTTATCGCTCCCTGCTCTACCATCCAGGCCACGAGAGGAACTTCAATCAGACCTGGAGACCACCTTGA
- the LOC113810545 gene encoding beta-1,4-mannosyl-glycoprotein 4-beta-N-acetylglucosaminyltransferase isoform X2, translated as MRGWRRLRAEWRRKRSWREGAVLLALVQMIIFVSVLASWAPSQDTELPEEEVQRVGNFLLFFKSSADPHDHLSGGDDGAGSEVGKGRGQNIEANDGEVGDSPLPEDEDDPVIGRAFQDEYVTYRSTQEDFELGDEEEYLERLMNDTQEREKHSQQDKEIEREEHKADTSLSGSGIVEKPKGDSEVHLTTETGKAIDLPTSLDYRFKSYNLRSPKKFEVVDDTRHYFIDLGGRTCYVEGTDVEKTKLKGKKCYCHKHYFGEDCGIPEAVWHGKYKFLYPETHLRRRLVPRRVVNGLPVNHEFAMFEARMHELYDVVDAFLIAESNYTAHGDLKGLEFFKKFQQGYMSDFQDKLVYINLGFFSAEAKESGWIADAYLRYYMGIKGLPLLKGLREDDLFVLSDADEIPTREVISFLRLYDGYSEPVAFGLRWNVFSFAWQMPADDSFWNWVRGEKEKLTVVNSAATIGMLRRVLLNNTFYIRKQDAWKNKMLTESLEKYRAEGHLVKDWVAGTVGHYAGWHCSWCFSPPNIVKKMDAAQANDKPRWGDYPEKKSLTYISSRLWQGRWFDDKLQLLRVTNSNQRFYAPKYFLEHPDLYRSLLYHPGHERNFNQTWRPP; from the exons ATGAG ggGCTGGCGGCGCTTGCGGGCGGAGTGGAGGCGGAAGCGGTCCTGGCGTGAGGGCGCGGTGCTCCTCGCGCTCGTGCAG ATGATTATCTTTGTATCCGTACTGGCATCATGGGCGCCCTCGCAGGACACCGAGCTCCCGGAAGAGGAAGTGCAAAGAGTGGgaaacttcctcctcttcttcaagtCATCCGCCGACCCGCACGACCACCTCAGCGGGGGAGACGACGGAGCCGGAAGTGAGGTCGGGAAGGGAAGAGGTCAAAACATTGAAGCGAACGACGGCGAAGTTGGAGATTCGCCATTACCAGAAGACGAAGACGACCCTGTTATAGGACGGGCCTTCCAGGACGAGTACGTCACTTACAGGAGCACACAGGAGGACTTTGAgctaggagacgaggaggagtatCTCGAAAGGCTTATGAATGacacacaggagagagaaaagcactCTCAACAAgacaaggaaatagaaagagaagaacacaAAGCTGATACTTCGCTTAGTGGCAGTGGTATTGTGGAAAAGCCAAAAGGTGATTCAGAAGTGCATTTAACCACAGAAACTGGGAAGGCAATAGACTTGCCAACAAGTCTTGATTATAGATTTAAAAGTTATAACCTAAGGAGCCCAAAAAAGTTTGAGGTAGTCGATGATACCAGACATTATTTCATCGACCTCGGCGGGAGGACCTGCTATGTAGAAGGAACGGACGTGGAGAAAACGAAGCTTAAGGGCAAGAAATGCTACTGCCATAAACATTATTTCGGAGAAGACTGCGGGATCCCGGAGGCAGTATGGCACGGAAAATACAAGTTCTTGTATCCTGAGACACACCTGCGGCGGCGTCTCGTTCCCCGAAGGGTGGTCAATGGCCTCCCAGTCAACCATGAGTTCGCCATGTTTGAAGCGAGGATGCACGAGCTCTATGACGTAGTGGACGCTTTCCTCATAGCCGAGTCGAACTACACGGCCCACGGGGACCTAAAAGGCCTCGAATTCTTTAAGAAGTTCCAGCAAGGTTATATGTCCGACTTCCAAGATAAGCTAGTTTATATTAATCTCGGATTCTTCTCCGCGGAAGCCAAGGAAAGTGGCTGGATCGCAGACGCCTACCTCAGGTACTACATGGGGATCAAGGGCCTCCCCCTCCTGAAGGGCCTCCGCGAAGACGACCTGTTCGTGCTCTCGGACGCCGACGAAATCCCCACGCGGGAGGTCATCTCCTTCCTCAGGCTCTACGACGGCTACTCGGAACCGGTCGCCTTCGGGCTGCGCTGGAACGTCTTCAGCTTCGCCTGGCAGATGCCCGCCGACGACTCCTTCTGGAACTGGGTCCGCGGCGAGAAGGAGAAGCTCACCGTCGTCAATTCCGCGGCGACGATCGGGATGCTGCGCCGGGTGCTCCTCAACAACACCTTCTACATCCGCAAGCAGGACGCCTGGAAGAACAAGATGCTCACCGAGTCCCTGGAGAAGTATCGAGCGGAGGGGCACTTAGTCAAGGACTGGGTGGCGGGCACGGTCGGGCACTACGCCGGGTGGCACTGCTCCTGGTGCTTCAG cccgCCAAACATAGTAAAGAAAATGGACGCAGCCCAAGCCAACGACAAACCTCGATGGGGGGACTATCCTGAAAAGAAAAGCCTTACTTATATCTCTTCAAGACTTTGGCAGGGAAG ATGGTTTGACGACAAACTTCAACTATTAAGAGTGACGAATTCAAACCAACGGTTCTACGCGCCCAAATATTTCCTGGAACACCCTGATCTTTATCGCTCCCTGCTCTACCATCCAGGCCACGAGAGGAACTTCAATCAGACCTGGAGACCACCTTGA